One stretch of Bombina bombina isolate aBomBom1 chromosome 7, aBomBom1.pri, whole genome shotgun sequence DNA includes these proteins:
- the LOC128635665 gene encoding E3 ubiquitin/ISG15 ligase TRIM25-like — protein sequence MASANLREELICPICLSIYTDPVTLRCGHNFCQSCIKSVLDTQEGSGVYTCPECRKKFRNRPGLQKNLKLRNIVGYFIPTHQGTYSGISCTYCIHSPVPATKSCLHCEASLCDAHLKSHSKSEEHVLTEPTTSWGNRKCSIHKELLKYYCTEDAACICVSCSLAGEHIGHQVEMLNEASEKKKEKLRIVLQKLKTKRRKTENRVQSLQEHRRGVQEKAAGVTERLTALIRDIRKQLEDLEKRVLSDITRQQEQVLLTISDLIQRLEKEKDELTRKMSHIEELCNMTDPLTVVQEQESHRDDFCGAEKGDNEVTQRGNKQVPAGVDLVEGLISVTLYRGLANIVTDVKRGLYVQETSDILLDINTAHNNVIVSDDLKTISWSDIDKQQPETPERFIDHYQVISTRGFSSGRHYWEVKTRDLGVWRVGVCYPSIGRRGTESVIGNNNKSWCLRGWCKDLSVLHNTIRTSLPPTLSCDTVGILLDYEAGRLTFYELCDPIRHLHTVTVTFTEPLHAAFWVWGDGACLRILR from the coding sequence ATGGCGTCTGCTAATCTGAGAGAGGAGCTAATCTGCCCCATCTGCCTGAGCATTTATACAGATCCTGTAACTCTGAGATGTGGCCATAACTTCTGCCAGAGCTGTATTAAGAGTGTGCTGGATACCCAGGAGGGGTCTGGGGTTTATACCTGTCCTGAGTGCAGAAAGAAATTTCGTAACAGACCTGGGCTGCAGAAGAACCTGAAGTTACGTAACATAGTAGGATATTTCATTCCTACTCATCAAGGGACATATTCTGGGATCTCTTGCACTTACTGTATTCACTCTCCTGTACCTGCTACTAAATCCTGTCTGCATTGTGAGGCTTCTCTGTGTGATGCCCACCTGAAGTCACACAGCAAGTCTGAGGAACACGTCTTAACTGAACCCACCACTTCTTGGGGTAATAGAAAATGCTCCATCCACAAGGAGCTGCTgaaatattactgcactgaggatgctgcctgtatctgtgtgtcctgctccctggccggagagcacataGGACACCAGGTGGAgatgctgaatgaggcttctgagaagaagaaagagaaactgAGAATTGTTCTTCAGAAACTGAAAACAAAGAGACGTAAGACTGAGAatagagtccagagtctgcaggagcacaggagaggggtgcaagagaaagcagctggtgtaacagagcgactcactgccctgattagggatatcaggaaacagctggaagacctagagaagcgagtcctgagtgacatcacccggcagcaggagcaggttttactcacaatctctgatctgatccagaggctggaaaaagaaaaggacgagctgaccaggaagatgtctcacattgaggaactgtgcaacatgactgacccattaactgtcgtacaagaacaggaatcacacagagatgacttTTGTGGTGCTGAGAAGGGAGATAATGAGGTCACACAGAGAGGTAATAAACAGGTCCCTGCTGGGGTGGATTTGGTTGAGGGTCTGATCTCAGTGACCTTATACAGAGGTTTAGCTAATATTGTGACTGATGTAAAGAGAGGGCTCTATGTGCAGGAGACATCAGACATATTACTGGATATAAACACAGCTCATAATAATGTTATTGTATCAGATGACCTGAAAACTATATCCTGGTCAGATATAGATAAGCAACAACCAGaaacaccagagagatttataGATCATTATCAGGTAATAAGCACCAGGGGCTTTTCCTCAGGACGACATTACTGGGAAGTGAAAACCAGGGATTTAGGAGTCTGGAGGGTAGGAGTCTGTTATCCCAGTATAGGCAGGAGGGGCACGGAGTCTGTGATAGGAAATAATAACAAGTCCTGGTGTTTGCGTGGATGGTGTAAAGATCTTTCAGTGCTGCATAACACAATACGCACCTCATTACCTCCCACTCTATCATGTGACACAGTAGGAATACTGCTGGACTATGAGGCTGGGCGTCTGACCTTTTATGAGCTGTGTGACCCGATCAGACACTTGCACACTGTCACTGTCACCTTCACTGAGCCTCTTCATgctgcattctgggtatggggtgatggtgcctgtttgagaatcctgcgctag